In the genome of Taeniopygia guttata chromosome 26, bTaeGut7.mat, whole genome shotgun sequence, one region contains:
- the REN gene encoding renin, with product MAVAPGRRLQPCLLLLALTCGATFVPWPAQALQRIALRRMPSIRQTLREMGVKVREVFPELRRATRGQGDGPRNGTAPTLLTNYLDTQYFGEISIGTPAQTFKVVFDTGSANLWVPSYKCSPLYSACVSHSRYDSSKSRTYIANGTGFAIRYGTGSVKGVLSQDVVMVSDIPIIQVFAEATALPAFPFIFARFDGVLGMGYPSQAIDGITPVFDRILAQQILQEDAFSVYYSRASKNAPLKPGGEIILGGSDPAHYTGDFHYLNVSRSGFWQIRMKGVSVGAETLFCREGCSVAVDTGASYITGPAGPVSVLMKAIGATEVAEGEYVVDCEQVPQLPNISFHLGGKVYGLSGPAYVLRQSQYGEDVCVVAFSGLDIPPPAGPLWILGATFIGHYYTKFDRRHNRIGFATAR from the exons aTGGCGGTGGCACCCGGCAGGCGGCTGCAGCCgtgcctgctgctcctggccctCACCTGCGGCGCCACTTTTGTCCCCTGGCCAGCCCAGGCCCTGCAGAG GATCGCCCTGCGGAGGATGCCCTCCATCCGCCAGACGCTGCGGGAGATGGGGGTGAAGGTGCGGGAGGTGTTCCCGGAGCTGCGCCGGGCCACGCGTGGACAAGGGGACGGTCCCCGCAACGGGACAGCGCCCACGCTCCTCACCAACTACCTGGAC ACCCAATATTTCGGCGAGATCAGCATCGGGACCCCCGCGCAGACCTTCAAGGTGGTTTTTGACACGGGCTCGGCCAACCTGTGGGTGCCATCCTACAAGTGCTCCCCCCTCTACAGCGCCTGTG tgtcccacaGCCGCTACGACTCCTCCAAGTCGCGCACGTACATCGCCAACGGCACCGGCTTCGCCATCCGCTACGGCACCGGCAGCGTCAAAGGCGTCCTCAGCCAGGACGTCGTCATG GTGTCGGACATCCCGATCATCCAGGTGTTCGCCGAGGCCACGGCGCTGCCCGCCTTCCCCTTCATCTTCGCCAGGTTCGACGGCGTGCTGGGCATGGGCTACCCCAGCCAGGCCATCGATGGCATCACGCCCGTCTTCGACCGCATCCTGGCCCAGCAGATCCTGCAGGAGGACGCGTTCTCCGTCTACTACAGCCG CGCTTCCAA GAACGCTCCCCTAAAACCCGGCGGGGAGATCATCCTGGGAGGCAGCGACCCGGCCCATTACACCGGCGACTTCCACTACCTGAACGTCAGCAGGAGCGGCTTCTGGCAGATCCGCATGAAGGG GGTGTCCGTAGGGGCCGAGACCCTGttctgcagggagggctgctcGGTGGCCGTGGACACCGGGGCCTCCTACATcaccggccccgccggccccgtGTCCGTGCTCATGAAAGCCATCGGGGCCACCGAGGTGGCCGAAGGGGAG tACGTGGTGGACTGTGAGCAGGTGCCTCAGCTGCCCAACATCTCCTTCCACCTGGGAGGGAAGGTTTATGGCCTCAGCGGCCCGGCCTACGTGCTGCGG CAATCCCAGTACGGTGAGGACGTGTGCGTGGTGGCTTTCTCCGGGCTGGACATCCCCCCTCCGGCCGGTCCCCTCTGGATCCTGGGCGCCACCTTCATCGGTCACTACTACACCAAATTCGACCGCCGCCACAACCGCATCGGCTTCGCCACCGCCCGCTGA